TGAAAACGCAGGACTTTGTGTTCTGCGTGGCTGGACGGAAGCCTGCAAGCACATGCAGCATGTGTTTGAAACTAAACTGCAATGCAACAACACCCACTACGACAAGTATGACATGGCGATATCTATCGATGACAACTCGGCGATCGTGACTTTTGACAGTACCGCGACAGGTGCCGAAGGCATTTTCACAGACACCTACGAAACAAGGTTTATGCGTAAGACACCACAAGGATGGAAAATCGCCCATTCAAATGTGATTGTCAAAGTTCGGAAACAAAGCTCTGTTGCCTCACTGGCCGTCGATAGATCGGGGCATGTCATCTGGACCAACGAGGCAACGCGAGAAAAACTTACGTCGCACCCAGTTTTCAGCATCTCCTCTGGCCGGTTGCGTGCAAACCGTTTGGCATGGGACAAAGTCCTGCAATCGGCCCTAAAGAACGCCAGCCTCTATCACGGGCATTTTGAAATGACCCGTTTCATTGAACAAAACGATGGTCCATTCCGCTGCCCAGTCGTTCTGGGTGAAACCGATGAAGGATGTGTGGCTGTCGTTTGTCTGAACGTGAGAGATAGCGCGACCTATGTCCAATTTGATCTCGATGACGTCGTTGAACGCAAGTTAGCTATCGCGCAGACCGTGTTTGGCCTCTCTGAAGGCCAAACCAATGTCGCGCGCCATGTGGCAAGTGGCCAAGGCCTTAAATGTATTGCGAACGAACTTGGCATCAGTGTGAATACAGTGCGCACGCACCTCACTCGGATATACGAAAAGACCGGCGTGAACTCTCAGACTGCGCTCGTGCGTCTATTGCTAAGCGTGGCTTGAAGCGGAGTTGACACTATTAAGTGCCTTGGTTACCCGTGCGCTCAAGCGGGTATGGTGAAAAGGTATCACGAAAGCTTCCCAAGCTTCAGTTACGAGTTCGATTCTCGTTACCCGCTCCATTCATTTTTTTCGAAGGAGATCATCCCATGTCAGAAATCATCCGCATCGATTCAAACGCTCGTATGAGCCAAGTCGTTATCACGGGTGGCATTGCCTACCTCGCGGGCCAAGTTGGCGCTGAAGGCGGCACCGTGACTGAGCAAACGCAAGCCATTCTCGGTAAAATCGACGTGTTGTTGGAAAAAGCTGGCACA
This Octadecabacter temperatus DNA region includes the following protein-coding sequences:
- a CDS encoding helix-turn-helix domain-containing protein, which gives rise to MTHHSSINGCLSADETAIQDVILSETSTFSEGDFEGWKACWLPHESTHIVYVSENAGLCVLRGWTEACKHMQHVFETKLQCNNTHYDKYDMAISIDDNSAIVTFDSTATGAEGIFTDTYETRFMRKTPQGWKIAHSNVIVKVRKQSSVASLAVDRSGHVIWTNEATREKLTSHPVFSISSGRLRANRLAWDKVLQSALKNASLYHGHFEMTRFIEQNDGPFRCPVVLGETDEGCVAVVCLNVRDSATYVQFDLDDVVERKLAIAQTVFGLSEGQTNVARHVASGQGLKCIANELGISVNTVRTHLTRIYEKTGVNSQTALVRLLLSVA